From Citricoccus sp. SGAir0253, a single genomic window includes:
- a CDS encoding VOC family protein has translation MAPPPYGIQLCVDCARPHELADWWAEALRWDVEVQDEAFIRRMVAEGQATEAETTTHRGRLVWRAGAAIIPPPGDGGAPDRPRILFQTVPEAKSVKNRVHWDLREPGADDGRRAAELERLLALGARRVGAGRQGPWAWTVLQDPEGNEFCL, from the coding sequence ATGGCCCCTCCCCCGTACGGCATCCAGCTCTGCGTCGACTGCGCCCGGCCCCACGAGCTCGCCGACTGGTGGGCCGAGGCGCTGCGCTGGGACGTGGAGGTCCAGGACGAGGCGTTCATCCGGCGGATGGTCGCCGAGGGGCAGGCCACCGAGGCGGAGACCACCACGCACCGGGGGCGCCTCGTCTGGCGGGCAGGGGCGGCGATCATCCCGCCCCCGGGCGACGGCGGCGCCCCGGACCGGCCCCGGATCCTGTTCCAGACCGTCCCGGAGGCCAAGTCGGTGAAGAACCGGGTGCACTGGGACCTGCGGGAGCCCGGGGCCGACGACGGCCGGCGGGCCGCCGAGCTCGAGCGCCTCCTCGCACTGGGCGCCCGGAGGGTCGGGGCCGGACGGCAGGGGCCGTGGGCCTGGACGGTGCTGCAGGACCCGGAGGGCAACGAGTTCTGCCTCTAG
- a CDS encoding cytochrome c oxidase subunit 4, which produces MRTSVKLFTIIATFFVIVGTVYAFWVRWSEWAGIPAIYALAGLGYMIALYLWLTERRFGLGPDDDENGEISAYAGTYGNFAPWSWWPLGLGIACAALVLGLAVGWWIFFVGVGLGLYFLVGWVFEYSKGQHAH; this is translated from the coding sequence ATGAGAACCAGTGTCAAGCTGTTCACCATCATCGCCACCTTCTTCGTGATCGTGGGCACCGTGTACGCCTTCTGGGTGCGCTGGAGCGAGTGGGCGGGCATCCCCGCGATCTACGCCCTCGCCGGCCTGGGCTACATGATCGCCCTCTACCTGTGGCTCACCGAGCGCCGCTTCGGGCTGGGCCCGGACGACGACGAGAACGGGGAGATCTCCGCCTACGCCGGCACCTATGGGAACTTCGCCCCGTGGAGCTGGTGGCCGCTGGGCCTCGGCATCGCCTGCGCCGCCCTGGTGCTCGGCCTCGCCGTCGGCTGGTGGATCTTCTTCGTCGGCGTCGGCCTGGGGCTGTACTTCCTGGTCGGCTGGGTCTTCGAGTACTCGAAGGGCCAGCACGCCCACTGA
- a CDS encoding Lrp/AsnC family transcriptional regulator: MVTAFVMIKTDPTRIPECAAELADLDGVTAVYSVTGEWDLIAMVRLRRFDDLADVIADHLSKVEGVRDTETMLAFRAYSRHDLEEGFALGFENTER; the protein is encoded by the coding sequence ATGGTCACCGCTTTCGTCATGATCAAGACCGACCCCACCCGCATCCCGGAGTGCGCCGCCGAGCTGGCCGACCTGGACGGGGTGACGGCCGTGTACTCCGTGACGGGCGAGTGGGACCTCATCGCGATGGTCCGCCTGCGCCGGTTCGACGACCTCGCCGACGTCATCGCCGACCACCTGTCCAAGGTCGAGGGCGTGCGGGACACGGAGACCATGCTGGCCTTCCGCGCGTACTCCCGCCACGACCTCGAGGAGGGCTTCGCCCTGGGGTTCGAGAACACCGAGCGCTGA
- a CDS encoding ubiquinol-cytochrome c reductase iron-sulfur subunit, whose translation MSELSHGGPGHSGTVEHAGVEESGKYAIDNPGLPPHRPRLADEDPRAARRAERQVAFLFGLSIIGTLVFFIGYFAVGQIGPDTPISTVRLQNLLLGLGTAFAMLGIGVGIVHWAKTLMPDHEVSELRHEVRTDDDRQVATGMIDDILEESQIKRRPLIRNTLIGAVALAPLPAIAIFRDLDDTDNRSELATENFGVERLSHTMWDTDVRLVRDPTGTPIKASDVTIGSAFHVIPEGLNELDPHDMLNQKAKAVVLVMRLDPDDLQISPGREDWHVDGIVAYSKICTHVGCPVALYEQHTHHLLCPCHQSTFDLTQECKVVFGPAGHALPQLPITVNEEGFLVAQSDFHEPVGPAYWERG comes from the coding sequence ATGTCTGAGCTAAGCCACGGAGGCCCGGGACACTCGGGCACCGTTGAGCACGCCGGTGTGGAGGAGTCGGGCAAGTACGCCATCGACAACCCCGGCCTCCCGCCGCACCGGCCCCGGCTGGCAGACGAGGACCCGCGCGCCGCCCGGCGCGCCGAGCGCCAGGTGGCCTTCCTCTTCGGACTGTCCATCATCGGCACGCTCGTGTTCTTCATCGGCTACTTCGCCGTCGGACAGATCGGTCCGGACACCCCGATCTCCACCGTGCGCCTGCAGAACCTGCTGCTGGGCCTGGGCACCGCCTTCGCGATGCTCGGCATCGGCGTCGGCATCGTCCACTGGGCCAAGACGCTCATGCCGGACCACGAGGTCTCGGAGCTCCGCCACGAGGTGCGCACGGACGATGACCGACAGGTCGCCACCGGCATGATCGACGACATCCTCGAGGAGTCGCAGATCAAGCGCCGCCCGCTGATCCGCAACACCCTCATCGGCGCCGTCGCCCTCGCCCCCCTGCCGGCCATCGCGATCTTCCGCGACCTGGACGACACGGACAACCGCAGCGAGCTGGCCACCGAGAACTTCGGCGTCGAGCGGCTGAGCCACACCATGTGGGACACGGACGTCCGCCTCGTCCGCGACCCCACCGGCACCCCGATCAAGGCCTCGGACGTCACCATCGGCTCGGCCTTCCACGTGATCCCCGAGGGGCTCAACGAGCTCGATCCGCACGACATGCTGAACCAGAAGGCCAAGGCCGTCGTGCTCGTCATGCGCCTCGATCCCGACGACCTGCAGATCTCGCCCGGACGCGAGGACTGGCACGTCGACGGCATCGTGGCCTACTCCAAGATCTGCACGCACGTCGGGTGCCCCGTCGCGCTGTACGAGCAGCACACCCATCACCTGCTGTGCCCCTGCCACCAGTCGACCTTCGACCTGACGCAGGAGTGCAAGGTGGTCTTCGGCCCGGCGGGCCACGCCCTGCCGCAGCTGCCGATCACCGTCAATGAAGAGGGCTTCCTGGTCGCGCAGAGCGACTTCCACGAGCCCGTCGGACCGGCCTACTGGGAGCGTGGCTGA
- a CDS encoding AarF/ABC1/UbiB kinase family protein: protein MGSRRERYREIAEVLSVNGLGFVVSALGLSGRFPFRRMPRREDGRAYTRPELVRRALEQLGPAFVKLGQILSTRPDLLPPPYVRELKALQDRVEPIPAAQVMAAIAEELGSTAVFDRLESQPLASASIGQAHAAVLDGQDVVVKVRRPGVVETVNEDLEILENLAEMATRRWDFARDNDATGLVREFAQTLRQELDYLAEARNAERFAANFAGHPDVHIPVVHWETTTSRVLTLERIRGIKIDDVDALAAAGIDRAELARRAGAVLCTMVFEHGFFHADPHPGNFFVEEDGALGVIDFGMVGTLDEDLKERLGDILVAIVAGDTSHATDALLRLNQSSGPVNRAALKQDVSVLIERFSGHTLADFPVSALINDILGTLRRHRLHLPNDLAMLFKMLLMAEGLGKALDPDFQLASVLAPFTRRLVLQRYSPEALRRRLGRIAQELRQAGTDAPRLVQGLLDLIERGGPQLTLDPAETERQRSRDQQTANRLVAGMLTAAFINVAGGVVATTTGRAAVLRGPVATASAGAAGLLGGYLLRTARRRRR, encoded by the coding sequence ATGGGCTCCAGGCGGGAGCGCTACCGGGAGATCGCCGAGGTCCTCTCGGTCAACGGCCTCGGCTTCGTCGTCAGCGCGCTGGGGCTCTCGGGCCGGTTCCCGTTCCGGCGCATGCCGCGGCGCGAGGACGGCCGGGCCTACACCCGGCCCGAGCTGGTCCGCCGCGCCCTCGAGCAGCTCGGCCCCGCCTTCGTGAAGCTGGGCCAGATCCTCTCCACCCGCCCGGACCTGCTGCCCCCGCCCTACGTGCGCGAGCTCAAGGCGCTGCAGGACCGGGTGGAGCCGATCCCCGCCGCGCAGGTGATGGCCGCGATCGCCGAGGAGCTCGGGTCCACGGCGGTCTTCGACCGGCTCGAGTCCCAGCCGCTGGCCAGCGCCTCGATCGGCCAGGCCCACGCCGCCGTGCTCGACGGGCAGGACGTGGTGGTCAAGGTGCGCCGGCCGGGGGTGGTGGAGACCGTCAACGAGGACCTGGAGATCCTCGAGAACCTGGCCGAGATGGCCACGCGCCGCTGGGACTTCGCCCGGGACAACGACGCCACGGGGCTGGTCCGGGAGTTCGCCCAGACGCTGCGGCAGGAGCTGGACTACCTCGCAGAGGCGCGCAACGCCGAGCGGTTCGCCGCGAACTTCGCCGGCCACCCGGACGTGCACATCCCCGTCGTGCACTGGGAGACGACCACCTCGCGGGTGCTCACGCTCGAGCGGATCCGGGGCATCAAGATCGACGACGTGGACGCCCTCGCCGCGGCGGGGATCGACCGCGCGGAACTGGCCCGGCGCGCCGGGGCGGTGCTGTGCACCATGGTCTTCGAGCACGGCTTCTTCCACGCGGACCCCCACCCCGGGAACTTCTTCGTGGAGGAGGACGGCGCCCTGGGGGTCATCGACTTCGGCATGGTGGGCACGCTCGACGAGGACCTCAAGGAGCGCCTCGGGGACATCCTCGTGGCCATCGTCGCCGGGGACACCTCGCACGCGACCGACGCCCTGCTGCGCCTGAACCAGTCCTCGGGCCCCGTCAACCGCGCCGCGCTCAAGCAGGACGTGTCCGTGTTGATCGAGCGGTTCAGCGGCCACACCCTGGCCGACTTCCCCGTCTCCGCCCTCATCAACGACATCCTCGGCACCCTGCGGCGGCACCGGCTGCACCTGCCCAACGACCTGGCGATGCTGTTCAAGATGCTGCTCATGGCCGAGGGGCTGGGCAAGGCCCTCGACCCCGACTTCCAGCTGGCCTCCGTCCTGGCGCCGTTCACCCGGCGGCTGGTGCTCCAGCGCTACTCCCCCGAGGCCCTGCGCCGCCGCCTCGGCCGGATCGCCCAGGAACTGCGGCAGGCGGGCACGGACGCACCCCGGCTCGTGCAGGGCCTGCTGGACCTCATCGAGCGCGGCGGCCCGCAGCTCACCCTGGACCCGGCCGAGACCGAGCGGCAGCGCTCCCGGGACCAGCAGACCGCCAACCGGCTCGTGGCCGGGATGCTGACGGCCGCCTTCATCAACGTGGCCGGCGGGGTCGTGGCCACCACCACGGGCCGGGCGGCGGTGCTGCGCGGACCGGTGGCGACGGCCTCCGCCGGCGCGGCGGGACTGCTGGGCGGCTACCTGCTGCGGACCGCCCGGCGACGGCGGCGCTGA
- a CDS encoding c-type cytochrome, translated as MKALSQKRRHPIAGLALLLLGLLITGGLYSVASTMNQAQAATTGSGYSAEDVTAGEKLFNANCATCHGYEAVGTENGPSLVGVGAASVDFQVGTGRMPMQMQGPQAQTKPQQFNDEQTMQLAAYVSSLGAGPAIPGDEYLDTDHEDVDLGNGGTLFRVNCAMCHNAAAAGGALTRGKYAPSLAEVSEKHIYEAMATGPQNMPVFSDANLKPEDKRDIIAFLKQIEDQGSPGGATLGSLGPVSEGLFVWTAGLALIIGFMVWLTSRSS; from the coding sequence GTGAAGGCACTCTCACAGAAACGGCGCCACCCGATCGCCGGGCTCGCGCTGCTGCTTCTGGGACTTCTGATCACCGGCGGCCTGTACTCGGTCGCCAGCACCATGAACCAGGCCCAGGCTGCCACCACGGGTTCCGGCTACAGCGCCGAGGACGTCACCGCGGGCGAGAAGCTCTTCAACGCGAACTGCGCCACCTGCCACGGCTACGAGGCCGTGGGCACGGAGAACGGCCCCAGCCTGGTCGGCGTGGGCGCCGCCTCCGTCGACTTCCAGGTCGGCACGGGCCGCATGCCCATGCAGATGCAGGGTCCCCAGGCCCAGACCAAGCCGCAGCAGTTCAACGACGAGCAGACCATGCAGCTGGCCGCCTACGTCTCCTCCCTCGGCGCCGGTCCGGCCATCCCCGGGGACGAGTACCTCGACACCGACCACGAGGACGTCGACCTCGGCAACGGTGGCACCCTGTTCCGCGTCAACTGCGCCATGTGCCACAACGCCGCCGCGGCCGGCGGCGCCCTGACCCGCGGCAAGTACGCCCCGTCGCTCGCCGAGGTCTCGGAGAAGCACATCTACGAGGCCATGGCCACGGGCCCGCAGAACATGCCGGTCTTCTCCGACGCCAACCTCAAGCCGGAGGACAAGCGGGACATCATCGCGTTCCTCAAGCAGATCGAGGACCAGGGCTCCCCGGGCGGCGCGACGCTCGGCTCGCTCGGCCCGGTCTCCGAGGGCCTCTTCGTCTGGACGGCGGGTCTGGCGCTGATCATCGGCTTCATGGTCTGGCTGACCTCCCGGTCCTCCTGA
- a CDS encoding winged helix-turn-helix transcriptional regulator, giving the protein MIVMTMDQRGSTTGPDRVGTLLEGLTAHGPERGIVRPFQRTAGDEVQGLLDRPEAVVGIALSAARSGHWSVGIGVGEVREPMPRETRAGAGPAFEHAREAVERAKHSPGRVAVAAGQGPDTPEAGLVEAVEAGLQLLAELEQRRSEEGQAAGRLVDAGMTQQEAARELGISQQAVSARLRSGLWHESRRLASVVSAMLEDLDARSARSPRGDHPGGGTRDPEGGQRRDPRGDREPREHGGDAS; this is encoded by the coding sequence ATGATCGTGATGACCATGGACCAGCGCGGGTCCACCACGGGCCCCGACCGGGTGGGCACCCTCCTGGAGGGGCTCACCGCGCACGGCCCCGAGCGGGGGATCGTCCGCCCGTTCCAGCGCACGGCGGGCGACGAGGTGCAGGGCCTGCTGGACCGGCCCGAGGCCGTGGTGGGCATCGCCCTGTCCGCGGCGCGGTCCGGCCACTGGAGCGTCGGGATCGGGGTCGGGGAGGTGCGCGAACCGATGCCCCGCGAGACGCGGGCCGGCGCCGGTCCCGCGTTCGAGCACGCCCGCGAGGCGGTCGAACGCGCCAAGCACTCGCCCGGGCGGGTGGCCGTGGCGGCGGGGCAGGGGCCGGACACCCCGGAGGCGGGCCTCGTCGAGGCCGTCGAGGCGGGCCTGCAGCTGCTCGCCGAGCTCGAGCAGCGGCGCAGCGAGGAAGGCCAGGCGGCCGGCCGGCTGGTGGACGCCGGGATGACCCAGCAGGAGGCGGCCCGCGAGCTGGGGATCAGCCAGCAGGCCGTGAGCGCCCGGCTGCGCTCCGGGCTGTGGCACGAGAGCCGGCGGCTGGCGTCCGTGGTGTCCGCCATGCTGGAGGACCTGGACGCCCGGTCGGCACGGAGCCCGCGCGGGGACCACCCCGGAGGAGGCACCCGCGACCCGGAGGGCGGCCAGCGCCGAGACCCCCGGGGCGACCGGGAGCCTCGAGAGCACGGAGGAGACGCATCGTGA
- a CDS encoding DUF3054 domain-containing protein has product MASPRTVRPPADRSGTDDASRGARSVVPALAADALLIVLFAALGRRAHASGLDLAGILWTALPFLLAWAATTALTRPRRTWARPWPAGVVVWLGTVAGGLVLRVLLGETAAPSFQLVTAAVLGAFLLGRRGVTALLTRPRRGSRT; this is encoded by the coding sequence ATGGCCTCCCCCCGCACCGTCCGACCGCCGGCCGACCGCTCCGGGACGGATGACGCGTCCCGGGGTGCCCGCTCCGTCGTCCCGGCCCTGGCGGCCGATGCCCTGCTCATCGTCCTCTTCGCCGCCCTGGGCCGGCGCGCGCACGCCTCCGGGCTCGACCTCGCCGGCATCCTGTGGACGGCCCTGCCCTTCCTCCTCGCCTGGGCCGCCACCACCGCGCTGACGCGCCCCCGGCGGACCTGGGCACGGCCGTGGCCGGCCGGCGTCGTCGTCTGGCTGGGGACGGTGGCCGGCGGCCTGGTGCTGCGCGTGCTCCTGGGCGAGACCGCCGCTCCCTCGTTCCAGCTGGTCACGGCCGCGGTGCTGGGCGCCTTCCTGCTCGGCCGCCGCGGCGTCACGGCGCTCCTCACGCGGCCGCGGCGCGGCTCGCGGACCTAG
- a CDS encoding heme-copper oxidase subunit III: MVQVGTMVWLSSELMFFGGLFAMYFTLRSTSPELWAENTEILNVPLAFINTLVLVASSFTAQAGVFAAERLQPRRTGGLFSLKRWGMVEWFILTFVMGAFFVSVQAYEYAVLTSEGVTIDASAYGSAFYITTGFHALHVTGGLIAFLFIIGRAYLAKRFGHHEATSAIVVSYYWHFVDVVWIALFAIVYFLK, from the coding sequence ATGGTGCAAGTGGGCACCATGGTCTGGCTCTCCAGCGAGCTGATGTTCTTCGGCGGCCTCTTCGCCATGTACTTCACCCTGCGCTCCACCTCCCCGGAGCTGTGGGCCGAGAACACGGAGATCCTCAACGTCCCGCTGGCGTTCATCAACACCCTCGTGCTCGTGGCGAGCTCCTTCACCGCCCAGGCCGGCGTGTTCGCCGCCGAGCGGCTGCAGCCGCGCCGCACCGGCGGGCTGTTCTCGCTCAAGCGCTGGGGCATGGTCGAGTGGTTCATCCTGACCTTCGTCATGGGCGCCTTCTTCGTGTCCGTGCAGGCCTACGAGTACGCCGTGCTCACCTCCGAGGGCGTCACCATCGACGCCAGCGCCTACGGCTCCGCGTTCTACATCACCACCGGCTTCCACGCCCTGCACGTGACCGGCGGCCTGATCGCCTTCCTGTTCATCATCGGACGCGCCTACCTCGCCAAGCGCTTCGGCCACCACGAGGCCACCTCGGCCATCGTCGTGTCCTACTACTGGCACTTCGTGGACGTCGTCTGGATCGCCCTGTTCGCGATCGTCTACTTCCTGAAATAG
- the trpD gene encoding anthranilate phosphoribosyltransferase, producing the protein MSTPTDSLSWPSVFSLLLGREDLTTAQAMWAMREIMSGNATDAQIAGFLVALSAKGETVQELLGLTQVMLENAVHLEIPGETLDIVGTGGDKLGTVNISTMSSLVAVGAGATVVKHGNRGASSTAGAADVIEALGVDLGMPLDKVVECARTAGITFLFAQGYHPSMKYVAPARKQLGVPTVFNYLGPLTNPAGVRAQALGCASARMAPLLAGVLADRGLRGLVFRGSDGRDKITTSGPSTIFEVRDGAVQEHELQPQDFGIPLAPVEALAGRDGAYNAGIVRELLEGRPGPVRDAVVLNAAAGLTAFDTSAEGHLFERIQANMARAVESIDSGAAQSVLDAWVRVSHS; encoded by the coding sequence GTGAGCACTCCCACCGATTCCCTGTCCTGGCCGTCCGTCTTCAGCCTGCTGCTGGGCCGTGAGGACCTGACCACCGCCCAGGCCATGTGGGCGATGCGCGAGATCATGTCGGGCAACGCCACGGACGCCCAGATCGCCGGGTTCCTCGTGGCCCTGTCCGCGAAGGGCGAGACGGTCCAGGAGCTGCTCGGCCTCACGCAGGTGATGCTCGAGAACGCCGTGCACCTCGAGATCCCGGGGGAGACCCTGGACATCGTCGGCACGGGCGGGGACAAGCTGGGCACGGTGAACATCTCGACGATGTCCTCCCTCGTGGCCGTGGGCGCGGGGGCCACCGTGGTGAAGCACGGCAACCGCGGCGCCTCGTCCACGGCCGGCGCCGCGGACGTGATCGAGGCCCTCGGCGTGGACCTCGGGATGCCCCTGGACAAGGTCGTGGAGTGCGCGCGCACGGCCGGCATCACCTTCCTCTTCGCCCAGGGCTACCACCCCTCGATGAAGTACGTGGCGCCGGCGCGCAAGCAGCTCGGCGTGCCGACCGTGTTCAACTACCTGGGCCCGCTGACCAACCCCGCCGGGGTGCGCGCCCAGGCGCTCGGCTGCGCGAGCGCCCGCATGGCGCCGTTGCTCGCCGGGGTGCTCGCCGACCGGGGCCTGCGCGGCCTCGTGTTCCGCGGCAGCGACGGCCGGGACAAGATCACGACGTCGGGGCCCTCCACGATCTTCGAGGTGCGGGACGGCGCGGTGCAGGAGCACGAGCTGCAGCCCCAGGACTTCGGCATCCCCCTCGCACCCGTGGAGGCCCTCGCCGGCCGGGACGGTGCGTACAACGCCGGGATCGTGCGTGAGCTGCTGGAGGGGCGGCCGGGCCCGGTGCGCGATGCCGTGGTGCTGAACGCCGCGGCGGGCCTGACGGCCTTCGACACCTCGGCGGAGGGGCACCTGTTCGAGCGGATCCAGGCCAACATGGCCCGTGCCGTCGAGTCCATCGACTCCGGTGCCGCCCAGTCCGTGCTCGACGCCTGGGTGCGGGTCTCCCACTCCTGA
- a CDS encoding cytochrome b, with product MSTSTTTEYRASTSTGKIANFVDTRVGLSPVVREFGRKIFPDHWSFMFGEVALYTFVILLLSGTFLTFFFDPSMAHTTYEGSYRPLYGVEMSTAYASSLDISFDVRGGLFMRQVHHWSALLFVAAMSVHMLRVFFTGAFRRPRELNWVVGCVLLILGLAAGFTGYSLPDDLLSGNGLRIIDGVIKALPIVGSYISFFLFGGEFPGDAIIGRLYILHVLIVPALILLMVVAHLFMVVVHKHTQYPGPGRTENNVVGYPIGPVYAAKAGGFFFIVFGIIALISALFTINPIWNYGPYDPSPVSAGTQPDWYIGWVDGALRLMPGFLWAFPFEWQIPLPFLGEDRFTPHSEVANVWNLFPGGTNTIVWNVLLPMLPAAILIGTMIAWPWIERWISKDDREHHILDRPRNAPTRTAIGVAGIVWYCTMWAAASSDLIATHFMVSLNDVTYWLRAIFVFGPFIGFIITKRVCLSLQRKDREIVLHGREAGVIEMTPDGEFRERHERLDDFHLYKLIGFESRKPLPAQPGADGKVSAGEKRRAKISRWFYEDRVEPVTREELVEAKTHDHHDVPAPVGAGSSQSSIGH from the coding sequence ATGAGTACCTCGACCACCACTGAGTACAGGGCATCGACCTCCACGGGGAAGATCGCCAACTTCGTCGACACCCGGGTGGGCCTGTCCCCCGTCGTCCGGGAGTTCGGCCGGAAGATCTTCCCCGACCACTGGTCGTTCATGTTCGGCGAGGTGGCGCTCTACACGTTCGTCATCCTGCTGCTGTCGGGAACCTTCCTGACCTTCTTCTTCGACCCCTCGATGGCGCACACCACCTACGAGGGCTCCTACCGCCCGCTGTACGGGGTGGAGATGTCCACCGCGTACGCCTCGTCCCTGGACATCTCCTTCGACGTCCGCGGCGGCCTGTTCATGCGCCAGGTGCACCACTGGTCGGCCCTGCTGTTCGTGGCCGCGATGTCCGTGCACATGCTCCGCGTGTTCTTCACCGGCGCGTTCCGCCGTCCGCGCGAGCTCAACTGGGTCGTCGGCTGCGTCCTGCTCATCCTGGGCCTGGCCGCCGGCTTCACCGGCTACTCCCTGCCGGACGACCTGCTCTCCGGCAACGGCCTGCGCATCATCGACGGCGTCATCAAGGCCCTGCCAATCGTCGGCTCCTACATCTCGTTCTTCCTGTTCGGCGGCGAGTTCCCGGGCGACGCGATCATCGGGCGCCTGTACATCCTGCACGTGCTGATCGTGCCGGCCCTGATCCTGCTCATGGTGGTCGCCCACCTGTTCATGGTCGTCGTGCACAAGCACACCCAGTACCCCGGCCCCGGCCGGACGGAGAACAACGTCGTCGGCTACCCGATCGGCCCGGTGTACGCGGCGAAGGCCGGTGGCTTCTTCTTCATCGTCTTCGGCATCATCGCCCTGATCTCCGCCCTGTTCACGATCAACCCGATCTGGAACTACGGTCCGTACGACCCCTCCCCCGTCTCCGCCGGTACCCAGCCCGACTGGTACATCGGCTGGGTGGATGGCGCGCTGCGCCTCATGCCGGGCTTCCTGTGGGCCTTCCCGTTCGAGTGGCAGATCCCGCTGCCGTTCCTCGGCGAGGACCGCTTCACCCCGCACTCCGAGGTCGCCAACGTCTGGAACCTGTTCCCGGGCGGCACCAACACCATCGTGTGGAACGTGCTCCTGCCGATGCTCCCGGCCGCCATCCTCATCGGCACGATGATCGCCTGGCCGTGGATCGAGCGCTGGATCAGCAAGGACGACCGCGAGCACCACATCCTGGACCGCCCGCGCAACGCCCCCACCCGCACCGCGATCGGCGTGGCCGGCATCGTCTGGTACTGCACCATGTGGGCGGCGGCGTCGTCGGACCTCATCGCCACGCACTTCATGGTGTCCCTCAACGACGTGACGTACTGGCTGCGCGCGATCTTCGTCTTCGGGCCGTTCATCGGCTTCATCATCACGAAGCGTGTCTGCCTGTCCCTGCAGCGCAAGGACCGCGAGATCGTCCTCCACGGCCGTGAGGCCGGTGTCATCGAGATGACCCCGGACGGTGAGTTCCGTGAGCGCCACGAGCGCCTGGACGACTTCCACCTCTACAAGCTGATCGGCTTCGAGTCCCGCAAGCCGCTGCCGGCCCAGCCCGGTGCGGACGGCAAGGTCTCCGCGGGCGAGAAGCGCCGCGCGAAGATCAGCCGCTGGTTCTACGAGGACCGCGTGGAGCCCGTGACGCGCGAGGAGCTGGTCGAGGCGAAGACCCACGACCACCACGACGTCCCGGCGCCGGTCGGTGCCGGCTCCAGCCAGTCCTCCATCGGCCACTGA
- a CDS encoding dienelactone hydrolase family protein, translating into MQDGEVPGTSLIRAGTVRMEGVLRMPADGAPVVVFAHGSGSGRHSPRNRLVASVLQEAGLGTLLLDLLTPREAEDRRAVFDIPLLARRLAAAEEWIRRQPASRSSPVGYFGASTGAGAALWAAAEPGARVRAVVSRGGRPDLAGPRLGAVQAPTLLIVGGADHRVLELNREALVHLRCETRLEVVEGATHLFEEAGTLERAAGLARDWFLQHLPGHDGEGATTGRA; encoded by the coding sequence ATGCAGGACGGCGAGGTCCCGGGGACCAGCCTCATCCGGGCGGGGACCGTGCGGATGGAGGGCGTCCTCCGGATGCCGGCGGACGGCGCCCCGGTGGTCGTCTTCGCCCACGGCAGCGGCAGCGGACGGCACAGTCCCCGCAACCGACTGGTGGCGTCCGTCCTGCAGGAGGCCGGGCTCGGCACCCTGCTCCTGGACCTGCTGACGCCGCGGGAGGCGGAGGACCGGCGCGCCGTGTTCGACATCCCCCTGCTGGCGCGGCGGCTCGCGGCGGCGGAGGAGTGGATCCGCCGGCAGCCCGCGAGCCGGTCGTCTCCCGTGGGGTACTTCGGCGCGAGCACGGGAGCGGGCGCGGCCCTGTGGGCGGCCGCGGAGCCCGGCGCGCGGGTGCGGGCCGTCGTCTCGCGCGGGGGACGGCCGGACCTGGCCGGGCCGCGGCTCGGGGCCGTGCAGGCACCCACGCTGTTGATCGTGGGTGGAGCGGACCACCGCGTGCTGGAGCTGAACCGGGAGGCCCTGGTCCACCTGCGCTGCGAGACCCGGCTCGAGGTCGTGGAGGGCGCGACCCACCTGTTCGAGGAGGCCGGCACGCTCGAGCGCGCCGCCGGCCTGGCGCGTGACTGGTTCCTCCAGCACCTGCCGGGGCACGACGGCGAGGGCGCCACGACGGGGAGGGCGTAG